A window from Streptomyces sp. NBC_00335 encodes these proteins:
- a CDS encoding heavy metal-binding domain-containing protein yields MTHRRDAGPAGAAAGGMARPWAGNTWDSALSSEEFAAIKGVGFEPVGQVLGTAVFNIGYTGVWGCPGAWSVAGGAKVPSSMWASSLSQLVRTMYSARRLALARAVAECRALGGDGIVGVDLRVGEFPAGGLEFTVLGTAVRARSRIRPRLPFTSHLSGQAFAALVHAGWVPTGLAFGIALETRHDDWRTSRLASWAAGNQEVDGYTQLINHVRQDARKQLALDAAKHGGDGLVVDEMELRVRESECPVYGNSRDLIAEAVFVGTSIARFGRSERPAGPKPLTIMRLERER; encoded by the coding sequence ATGACACACCGACGAGATGCTGGTCCGGCGGGGGCCGCTGCGGGCGGGATGGCGAGGCCCTGGGCCGGCAACACCTGGGACTCGGCGCTGTCGTCCGAGGAGTTCGCCGCCATCAAGGGTGTCGGGTTCGAGCCGGTCGGGCAGGTGCTCGGCACGGCCGTCTTCAACATCGGGTACACCGGCGTCTGGGGCTGCCCGGGCGCGTGGTCGGTCGCAGGCGGCGCGAAAGTGCCGTCCTCGATGTGGGCGTCGTCCCTGTCGCAGTTGGTGAGGACCATGTACTCGGCGCGCCGGCTGGCGCTGGCCCGCGCGGTGGCCGAGTGCCGCGCGCTCGGCGGCGACGGGATCGTCGGGGTGGACCTGCGGGTCGGCGAATTCCCGGCGGGGGGTCTGGAGTTCACCGTGCTGGGCACCGCCGTCCGCGCCCGCTCGCGCATCCGGCCGCGCCTGCCGTTCACCTCGCACCTGTCGGGCCAGGCCTTCGCAGCGCTCGTACACGCCGGATGGGTTCCCACCGGACTCGCCTTCGGCATCGCCCTCGAGACCCGGCACGACGACTGGCGCACCTCCCGCCTGGCCTCCTGGGCCGCCGGGAACCAGGAGGTCGACGGCTATACCCAGCTGATCAACCACGTCCGCCAAGATGCCCGGAAACAGCTGGCCCTCGATGCGGCGAAGCACGGTGGCGACGGGCTGGTGGTGGACGAGATGGAGTTGAGGGTGCGTGAGAGCGAGTGCCCTGTGTACGGGAACTCGCGCGACCTCATCGCGGAGGCGGTCTTCGTCGGCACATCCATCGCCCGGTTCGGCCGCTCCGAGCGGCCCGCCGGGCCCAAGCCACTGACCATCATGAGACTGGAGCGAGAGCGCTGA
- a CDS encoding heavy metal-binding domain-containing protein, whose protein sequence is MTERTGQERAGQAAQPAAEGVSEDAMRRLAQLQPGEKGAFFTSDLTVNEFLLVREVGFRPLGLVFGSSVYHVGIQVGRWSKNQELTKLSEAMYHARELAMSRMEAEASALGADGIVGVRLDIEFKEFGSDIAEFLAIGTAVKADGADPGPGGTWLNNKGKPFTSNLSGQDFWTLVRAGYAPLDMVMGSCVYHVAHQRFAQVLSTSGRNVEIEPFTQALYDARELAMSRMQAEGKALEAEGIVAVQLKQHSHTWGSHTTEFFAIGTAVRPLRDDHIIDRPTMVLSLDA, encoded by the coding sequence ATGACCGAGCGAACGGGGCAAGAACGGGCCGGGCAGGCCGCGCAGCCGGCTGCGGAGGGCGTGTCCGAGGACGCGATGCGGCGGCTTGCGCAGCTTCAGCCGGGGGAGAAGGGGGCGTTCTTCACCTCGGACCTGACGGTGAACGAGTTCCTGCTGGTGCGCGAGGTCGGCTTCCGCCCGCTCGGCCTCGTCTTCGGCTCCTCGGTCTACCACGTCGGGATCCAGGTCGGCCGGTGGTCGAAGAACCAGGAGCTGACCAAGCTGTCCGAGGCCATGTACCACGCGCGCGAGCTGGCGATGAGCCGGATGGAGGCCGAGGCGAGTGCTCTGGGGGCGGACGGGATCGTGGGGGTGCGGCTGGACATCGAGTTCAAGGAGTTCGGCTCGGACATCGCGGAGTTCCTCGCGATCGGCACGGCGGTGAAGGCGGACGGTGCGGACCCCGGACCGGGCGGGACCTGGCTCAACAACAAGGGCAAGCCGTTCACGTCGAACCTGTCAGGCCAGGACTTCTGGACACTGGTCCGGGCCGGGTACGCGCCGCTGGACATGGTCATGGGGTCGTGCGTCTACCACGTGGCGCACCAGCGCTTCGCCCAGGTGCTGAGCACCTCGGGCCGCAACGTGGAGATCGAGCCGTTCACCCAGGCACTCTACGATGCACGCGAGCTGGCGATGAGCCGCATGCAGGCGGAGGGGAAGGCCCTGGAGGCCGAGGGGATCGTGGCAGTTCAGCTGAAGCAGCACTCGCATACCTGGGGATCGCACACCACGGAGTTCTTCGCGATCGGGACAGCGGTGCGCCCGCTTCGCGACGACCACATCATCGACCGACCCACCATGGTGCTGAGCCTCGATGCCTGA
- a CDS encoding nuclear transport factor 2 family protein translates to MTTTNPSTTETLTRFYAAETAYIAAGGPGRAGFEEIVACLHPQVVLRPAPGLPYAGDWRGPDGIERFMAVMGEAWQSVEFLDQHRIIDGPDVVVTSRVRFVARASGSVLETRIVQLMSVRDGRITEIRPFHWDPAAVTTALRAS, encoded by the coding sequence GTGACCACCACCAATCCGAGCACGACCGAAACCCTGACCCGGTTCTACGCCGCCGAAACGGCCTACATCGCCGCGGGCGGCCCGGGCCGGGCCGGCTTCGAGGAGATCGTCGCCTGCCTCCACCCGCAGGTGGTGCTGCGCCCTGCCCCCGGGTTGCCGTACGCGGGTGACTGGCGCGGCCCCGACGGCATCGAACGGTTCATGGCGGTCATGGGGGAGGCCTGGCAGTCGGTCGAGTTCCTGGACCAGCACCGGATCATCGACGGCCCCGATGTCGTCGTCACCAGCCGTGTCCGGTTCGTGGCCCGCGCGTCCGGCAGCGTCCTGGAGACCAGGATCGTCCAGCTGATGTCCGTACGGGACGGAAGGATCACCGAGATCCGCCCCTTCCACTGGGACCCGGCGGCGGTGACCACCGCACTGCGGGCC